ACGGAGCGTCACCTTGCAACCGATCGGGAGGTTCTCGCGGAGCTTGAAACCGGAGACCGCTGCCTTCGACAGGGTCGCCACCGGCTTTTGGCCCGTCACCTGCCCGAGGGCGTTGATCGCCTCCTCGAGGAACTTCTTCTCGGTGACAGCGACGCCGACACCCATGTTGACAACGATCTTCTCGAGACGCGGGATGGCATGGGGATTGTCGCGGTCGAGCGCCTTGCCGAGCGCCGGACGGACGGTCGAGATGTAATGCTCGAGCATCCGCGGCACGCCGCCGGACTCGGACGGGGCCCCGCTTTCCGCCGCACCGGCGGCGGCCCGCTCCCCCGCACCTGCTGCCTTCGTCTTCTTCGCCATCGCGACAACCCTTCCCGTTCCCTGTCAGCCTGCGTCCCAATCGCCCTGCTCGCCGCCCCAGCCGCGGGCGGGGCTCCGTTTTCCCGTCGATCACCCGGCCGCGGTCCGCTTCCGGGGCCCCTGCAACTTGCCAAGGTCGGCACCGCACTTTCGGCACACGCGGCTCTTCGCCCCGTCACCGGCGACACGGCACCCCAGTCGCGTGGCTTTGCCACAGGCGCTGCACACGATCAGCACGTTGGAGGCGTCGATGGGCATCTCCCGGCTCAACCGCCCCCCCTGGGGGTTCTTCTGGCTGCGCCGCATGTGGCGGTAGACCCGGTTGACCCCTTCAACCACCAGCTTGCCGGCGGTCGGATCGACCGACAGCACCTTCGCGCGCGTGCCACGGCCGTTGCCCGACCGGACCTCGACGGTGTCTCCCGAACGGATCAGCATCACACCACCTCACTGGCCAGGCTGACGATCTTCATGAAGTTGCGGTCCCGCAGTTCGCGGGCCACGGCGCCGAAGATACGGGTGCCCTTCGGGTTCTTTTCGTTGTCGATGATCACGCAGGCGTTGGTGTCGAAGCGGACATAGCTGCCGTCCTCGCGCCGCGTCGGCTTCTTGCAGCGCACGATCACCGCCTTGACGACCGCCTTCTTCTTGACGTCGCTGCCGGGGATCACGGTCTTGACGCTGCAGACGATGATGTCCCCCAGGCCGGCGGTGCGTTTCTTGCTGCCGCCGAGCACCTTGAAGCACATCACCTCGCGGGCGCCGGTGTTGTCGGCCACCACGAGCCGGGTCTGCATCTGGATCATGGGGTCCCTTCCGTCGTCGTGTCGCGGCCGGTCGCGGTCGCCTCTTCGGCGCGGGCGGCGGCCTCACGCAGCTCCGTCGCCCGCGCGCCGCTCCGTAGCGAAGCGACGTCGACAGCGGTGCTCTTGGCGACCACCCTCACCAGCTCCCACCGCTTCAGCCGGCTGCGCGGCCGGCACTCGATGATCTCGACGGTGTCGCCGAGGGCCGACTCGTCGTTTTCGTCGTGGGCGTGGCAGACGGTCCTCCGGTGGAGAATCCGACCGTACTTGTTGTGCCGGACGACGCGCGGCATCTCCACTCGCCTCGTCTTCCGCGACGACGCGCTGGTGACCGTTCCGATGACGACTCGCTTGGGCATGATCCTCGTTCCCGCTGGGATGACTATCGCCACCCCGATGACGACCGTGGCTCGTGACTCACATCATTCCGAAGTAAATTGCTTCCGTGGTCGATTGCTCCACCGCATCGCGGCCGGGCGAACCCGGTCGCGGCGTCTCAGCCCCCGGGGCCCCGCTTTTGCATCTGCGTGCGCTGCTGCA
This Planctomycetota bacterium DNA region includes the following protein-coding sequences:
- the rplN gene encoding 50S ribosomal protein L14, encoding MIQMQTRLVVADNTGAREVMCFKVLGGSKKRTAGLGDIIVCSVKTVIPGSDVKKKAVVKAVIVRCKKPTRREDGSYVRFDTNACVIIDNEKNPKGTRIFGAVARELRDRNFMKIVSLASEVV
- the rpsQ gene encoding 30S ribosomal protein S17, with amino-acid sequence MPKRVVIGTVTSASSRKTRRVEMPRVVRHNKYGRILHRRTVCHAHDENDESALGDTVEIIECRPRSRLKRWELVRVVAKSTAVDVASLRSGARATELREAAARAEEATATGRDTTTEGTP
- a CDS encoding 50S ribosomal protein L24, translating into MLIRSGDTVEVRSGNGRGTRAKVLSVDPTAGKLVVEGVNRVYRHMRRSQKNPQGGRLSREMPIDASNVLIVCSACGKATRLGCRVAGDGAKSRVCRKCGADLGKLQGPRKRTAAG